A window from Gemmatimonadaceae bacterium encodes these proteins:
- a CDS encoding plastocyanin/azurin family copper-binding protein — protein MRSMRNVLLAITAAMLAACSGGYGGTTSPIPNDGHTIAATPALTFGPSSLSVNAGDAVTFAFGSVAHNVFFDAATGAPADIDGLNANVSVQRTFTTRGTYTYTCHIHPSMHGTVVVQ, from the coding sequence ATGAGATCCATGAGAAACGTGCTACTGGCCATCACGGCGGCCATGCTGGCGGCATGCAGCGGAGGATACGGCGGAACGACATCCCCGATTCCCAACGACGGTCACACCATTGCGGCCACGCCGGCGCTGACCTTTGGCCCCTCGTCCCTCAGCGTGAACGCGGGCGACGCCGTGACCTTCGCCTTCGGATCGGTCGCGCATAACGTCTTCTTCGACGCAGCGACGGGTGCTCCCGCCGACATCGACGGGCTGAACGCCAACGTATCCGTCCAGCGCACGTTCACGACGCGAGGGACGTATACCTATACCTGCCACATCCATCCTTCGATGCACGGGACGGTCGTGGTGCAGTGA
- a CDS encoding TonB-dependent receptor translates to MYQDPCSARPSARRTGVRLGLAIAIALAGCLASPSRVSAQSTATLVGRVTDSTGTTITHAVLHVVGTSLTILTDANGGYRFNQVPAGAQLLITRAFGFTPDTQSVTLAGGATVTRNLTLRPSTQRLAEMIVRESPRMAETKAAALAKQQNADNLVAVLSGDEIRALPNFNAAEAAGRIPGVSLERDEGEGKFVQVRGTEPRLSNVTINGIHIPGTESDRIPKLDDVPSDLLAAIEVSKTLTADLDADAIGGSVNLVTKTPEGRPRGYLAGQYGQIDLLSRNTYQGGFTYGGRTGPDEKLGFLLGGSADRNNRAINDVEPAWGMYDAPSGSSVSAPNEWSNRDYLYQRERYGLGGDLDYRLDATSDVYVRGLWSLFKNYGRRWVYDLSGDAAPTSPTAGTIPGVGLERTSEFRTPLEQMWAGAAGGHHDNGPWTFDYSLSVAGTSQREKNHRSATFAYNGPDIDLDYAASNPEYPQYHYQSAGDSVAANSAANYTMSGYSLGDQVTTGRDIGGGANALLHYGLGDNQSQFKVGVRYRYERKDVTDQQLTFKDIGGPLSLAQVTDGFNDPNFYRRLASGYTIAPVIDVSGVAAYENAHSADFTQTRNPAKDSLGSFYGGEKIYSAYGMNTTDFGQLRVNLGLRVEATRASYLGHIYFQPTDASGNSTGAQTLEQVTGSKSYTDLFPSAQLRYAVDPETNFRLAITRGIARPNYPDLAPNQSGMTCPTCANQPSLSGFTTGNPNLVAQRAWNYDFLVEHYLNTVGVVSGGIFYKKLSDVILTRRITYEGPGPFNGYVGYAPDNGGDGWLYGAEFAYTQRFVFLPGRLAGLGFDGNWTHTQSQVLVDPDAGRKAPLLRQSPNIGNAYLTYDQSPFSARIGWTYNGAMIDAYGDGTPTANGDNYFYPHAQVDGSIVYNATNDVQLQFMMLNMNNAVFGFYQGTPGHEFSFQREYYGPTFFFGTKIGL, encoded by the coding sequence ATGTACCAAGACCCCTGCTCGGCTCGGCCGAGCGCACGTCGTACGGGCGTGCGCCTCGGATTGGCGATCGCCATCGCACTCGCAGGTTGCCTTGCGAGTCCGTCGCGTGTGAGCGCGCAATCGACGGCAACACTGGTCGGGCGCGTCACCGATTCCACCGGAACGACGATCACGCACGCGGTGCTCCACGTCGTCGGCACGTCGCTCACCATCCTCACCGACGCGAACGGTGGGTATCGTTTCAACCAGGTGCCAGCGGGAGCTCAGCTCCTGATCACGCGCGCCTTTGGCTTCACACCCGACACACAGAGCGTCACCCTCGCTGGCGGAGCGACGGTCACGAGAAACCTGACGCTGCGTCCGTCGACGCAGCGGCTCGCGGAAATGATCGTCCGGGAGTCGCCGCGCATGGCGGAAACGAAAGCCGCGGCGCTCGCGAAGCAGCAGAACGCCGACAATCTCGTGGCGGTGCTGTCAGGCGACGAGATTCGCGCGCTGCCGAACTTCAACGCCGCCGAGGCCGCGGGCCGCATTCCCGGCGTGTCACTCGAGCGCGACGAGGGGGAAGGAAAGTTCGTGCAGGTACGCGGGACGGAGCCGCGTCTCTCCAACGTGACCATCAACGGCATCCACATTCCGGGCACCGAATCCGATCGCATTCCGAAGCTCGACGACGTTCCGTCGGACCTTCTCGCGGCGATCGAGGTTTCAAAGACGCTCACGGCCGATCTGGACGCCGACGCGATCGGGGGCTCGGTGAATCTCGTGACGAAGACGCCCGAAGGCCGTCCGCGTGGTTACCTCGCTGGCCAGTACGGGCAGATCGATCTCCTGTCGCGGAATACCTATCAGGGCGGATTCACGTACGGTGGCCGCACCGGGCCCGATGAGAAGCTGGGCTTTCTCCTGGGCGGCTCGGCCGACCGCAACAACCGCGCGATCAACGACGTCGAACCGGCGTGGGGCATGTATGATGCGCCGAGTGGCTCGTCGGTCTCCGCACCTAACGAATGGAGCAATCGAGACTACCTCTATCAGCGCGAGCGCTACGGCCTCGGCGGCGACCTCGATTATCGCCTCGACGCGACCAGCGACGTCTACGTGAGAGGCCTCTGGAGCCTGTTCAAGAACTACGGCCGGCGGTGGGTTTACGACCTTTCGGGAGACGCCGCGCCGACCTCACCAACCGCCGGTACTATCCCGGGCGTCGGACTCGAGCGCACGTCGGAATTCCGCACGCCGCTCGAACAGATGTGGGCCGGCGCCGCCGGCGGGCATCACGACAACGGACCGTGGACGTTCGATTATAGCCTGAGCGTCGCCGGCACCAGCCAGCGCGAGAAGAATCACCGCTCGGCGACCTTCGCGTACAATGGCCCCGACATCGATCTCGATTACGCCGCCAGCAACCCCGAGTATCCGCAGTACCATTACCAGTCGGCCGGTGATTCCGTCGCCGCGAACTCCGCGGCCAACTACACGATGAGCGGATACTCATTGGGCGATCAAGTAACGACTGGGCGCGACATCGGCGGTGGCGCAAATGCGCTGTTGCACTATGGCCTGGGCGACAATCAGAGCCAGTTCAAGGTCGGCGTTCGGTATCGCTACGAGCGGAAGGACGTCACCGATCAGCAACTGACGTTCAAGGACATCGGCGGCCCGCTCTCGTTGGCGCAGGTCACCGATGGCTTCAATGATCCGAACTTCTATCGACGCCTGGCATCCGGCTACACGATCGCGCCGGTGATCGATGTTTCCGGCGTTGCGGCGTACGAGAACGCGCATTCGGCCGACTTCACCCAGACACGCAATCCGGCGAAGGATTCGCTCGGCAGCTTCTACGGCGGCGAAAAGATCTACTCCGCGTACGGCATGAACACCACCGACTTCGGCCAACTGCGGGTGAACCTCGGCCTTCGTGTCGAGGCGACGCGCGCCAGCTATCTCGGGCACATTTATTTTCAGCCGACCGACGCGTCGGGCAACTCCACGGGCGCGCAAACGCTCGAGCAGGTCACGGGCTCGAAGAGTTACACCGATCTCTTTCCAAGCGCACAGCTGCGATACGCGGTCGATCCGGAGACGAACTTTCGACTCGCGATCACACGCGGGATCGCGAGGCCCAATTATCCGGATCTCGCGCCGAACCAATCGGGCATGACCTGTCCGACGTGTGCCAACCAACCGTCACTGAGCGGCTTCACGACGGGGAATCCCAATCTGGTCGCACAGCGCGCGTGGAACTATGATTTTCTTGTTGAGCACTATCTAAATACAGTCGGTGTCGTCTCCGGTGGCATCTTCTACAAGAAGCTGAGCGACGTCATTCTCACGCGGCGCATCACGTACGAGGGTCCGGGCCCGTTCAACGGCTACGTCGGATACGCGCCGGACAACGGCGGCGACGGCTGGCTCTACGGCGCCGAATTCGCGTACACGCAGCGCTTCGTCTTTCTTCCGGGTCGGCTCGCGGGACTCGGCTTCGACGGCAACTGGACCCACACCCAATCCCAGGTGCTCGTCGATCCGGATGCCGGTCGTAAGGCGCCGCTTCTGCGCCAGTCGCCGAACATCGGCAACGCCTATCTCACCTACGATCAGTCGCCCTTCTCGGCGCGCATCGGCTGGACGTACAACGGCGCGATGATCGACGCATACGGCGACGGCACGCCGACGGCAAACGGCGACAACTACTTCTATCCGCACGCGCAGGTTGACGGCTCGATCGTGTACAACGCCACGAACGATGTCCAGCTGCAGTTCATGATGCTGAACATGAACAACGCCGTCTTCGGATTCTACCAGGGCACGCCGGGCCACGAGTTCAGCTTCCAGCGGGAGTACTACGGGCCGACCTTCTTTTTCGGTACGAAGATCGGACTTTGA
- a CDS encoding sigma-70 family RNA polymerase sigma factor yields MPSPSSPDESSAPSDTAPSEVTQLLLAWRAGDEAASDRLLRLIYAELHRQAVRAMRREGEVHTLQPTALVNEAYLRLVDQSRVHWRNRAHFFGVAAQLMRRILVDHARARLAAKRGGGVSALSLGDIAFSEEYAGGDGDVDVLALNDALERLAALDPDQARLVELRYFSGLNIEETAEALGVSPATVKREWAIARAWLRREMEK; encoded by the coding sequence GTGCCGTCGCCTTCATCGCCAGACGAATCCTCGGCGCCGTCCGACACCGCGCCGTCTGAAGTCACTCAACTCCTCCTCGCCTGGCGGGCGGGCGACGAGGCAGCGAGCGACCGTCTGCTCCGCCTCATCTATGCCGAGCTGCATCGTCAGGCAGTACGTGCGATGCGGCGCGAGGGAGAGGTGCATACCCTGCAGCCGACCGCACTCGTGAATGAAGCCTACCTGCGACTCGTTGATCAGAGTCGCGTCCATTGGCGGAACCGTGCCCATTTTTTCGGCGTCGCCGCGCAGTTGATGCGCCGGATTCTCGTCGATCACGCGCGCGCTCGACTGGCAGCCAAGCGCGGCGGCGGCGTGTCAGCACTCTCCCTCGGCGACATTGCGTTCAGTGAGGAATACGCCGGCGGCGACGGGGACGTGGATGTCCTCGCGCTCAATGACGCGCTCGAAAGACTTGCGGCGCTCGATCCCGACCAAGCCCGGCTTGTCGAACTGCGCTACTTCAGCGGCTTGAACATCGAGGAGACCGCCGAAGCGCTGGGCGTGTCACCGGCGACGGTGAAGCGCGAATGGGCGATTGCGAGAGCATGGCTGAGGCGGGAAATGGAGAAGTAG
- a CDS encoding methyltransferase domain-containing protein, whose product MRCNKPIEVTRHARRVERFLRPRMTDRILEIGCGRGFLTQRIQRVARATTGIDLNPQAIANAVTGDLHNMDARSLAFADAAFDKIYSFHAIEHIPDLGLAFREMDRVLKPGGRLLLVYPAEPIRGLYVVPTAIVLFGNPLRARDLHVHKLSPRRLRRFLAGTSFRVVRSTLDLLLTPQFITVLRKGQPATAHRAPRPARELEAAEVT is encoded by the coding sequence ATGCGTTGCAACAAACCCATCGAGGTGACACGGCACGCACGGCGCGTCGAACGATTTCTACGCCCGCGAATGACCGATCGCATTCTCGAGATCGGATGCGGCCGTGGCTTCCTGACGCAGCGCATACAGCGCGTTGCGCGGGCAACGACTGGAATCGACCTCAATCCGCAAGCGATAGCCAACGCAGTCACCGGCGACCTCCACAACATGGACGCGCGCTCGCTGGCGTTCGCCGATGCGGCGTTCGACAAGATCTACTCCTTTCACGCGATCGAGCATATTCCCGATCTCGGCCTTGCATTCAGAGAGATGGACCGTGTGCTCAAGCCCGGCGGACGCCTCTTACTCGTGTATCCCGCCGAGCCGATTCGCGGACTGTACGTGGTACCGACGGCGATCGTGCTCTTTGGAAATCCGCTGCGTGCCCGCGATCTGCACGTGCACAAGCTTTCGCCGCGCAGGTTACGCCGATTCCTTGCCGGAACATCGTTTCGCGTCGTTCGCAGCACTCTCGATTTGCTGCTGACGCCACAATTCATCACGGTCTTGCGCAAGGGCCAGCCGGCCACGGCCCACCGCGCGCCGCGCCCGGCTCGCGAGCTCGAAGCCGCGGAGGTTACATGA
- a CDS encoding protein kinase, with protein sequence MTPERWRQVKGVLHEAMERTAAERAAFLDEACRGDVPLRREVDSLLASNDRVETSEFLENLPPLVQSLTSAERANESMLMAQLSAALGDDYLVERELGGGGMSRVFVAHERALDRQVAVKVLSPELAHRVSAERFEREIRVAARLQQANIVPVHRAGEVGGLAFYIMPYAGYSLRERIVSDSALAAASALGILRDIAKALAFAHARGVVHRDIKPENVLLSGGTAVVTDFGVAKAITVARSGVDGTSLGSASITGEGIALGTPGYMSPEQAAGDPDVGPATDVYSFGVLAYELIAGIHPFADKRGAAELMAAQVLETPRPIGELRVATPPALASLVTCCLKKDPSARFADGTELLAALEALELPSLGIRVAAREDVPSVAVLPLDNLSADPENEYFSDGIAAEVQSVLAHMRGVRVAGRTSSFAFKGQNVDLRTLAERLGVLHLLKGSVRRIAKRVRIDVELVRAADAITLWTARYDRDLADIFAVQEEIAQSIAVALERTLSTGERLGAVIAGTTHSRRSVVNPDAFELYLRGRQLVERRAEGMHEALRCFEEAVRLAPDFSPSYAGIAYALVEFGIYHALRPRDAFPRAREAAERALALDPTDALALVMRAHTALWYEWSFARAETSARRALELAPGFYLAHDCLALVLAAQGRFDEAIEAMERARSLDPLSEYAAYDLAWILILAGRWEHALQELEPAVARHPQASELHRAFGFCLLYAGRVPEARAEFARVLELNAGDRWGTPNLIQPLVALGEITEAQHLLSEIEQRAPHEPIPTVGIAIAHHCLGNDELAIAWLERAVEARDYWLVMLQNDPSMAGLHGDPRFQSLMRRVRAEADAS encoded by the coding sequence ATGACACCTGAGCGTTGGCGTCAGGTGAAGGGCGTGCTGCACGAGGCAATGGAGCGGACGGCAGCCGAACGTGCGGCGTTCCTCGACGAAGCGTGTCGCGGCGACGTCCCATTGCGCCGCGAAGTCGACTCGCTGCTTGCGTCGAATGACCGCGTGGAGACGAGTGAGTTCCTCGAGAACCTTCCTCCGCTCGTTCAGAGCTTGACGAGTGCAGAGCGGGCCAATGAGTCTATGCTCATGGCACAGCTCTCTGCTGCTCTCGGTGACGACTATCTCGTCGAACGCGAGCTCGGTGGCGGTGGCATGTCGCGCGTTTTCGTCGCTCACGAGCGCGCGCTCGATAGACAAGTGGCGGTGAAAGTGCTCAGTCCCGAGCTGGCGCATCGCGTTTCGGCCGAGCGGTTTGAGCGGGAGATCCGTGTCGCGGCGCGGCTGCAACAGGCGAACATCGTCCCCGTTCACCGAGCGGGGGAAGTCGGCGGCCTCGCATTCTACATCATGCCATACGCCGGCTATTCGCTTCGCGAGCGGATCGTGTCCGATAGCGCACTGGCGGCCGCGAGCGCGCTCGGCATTCTCAGAGACATCGCCAAGGCACTCGCTTTTGCGCACGCGAGGGGCGTAGTTCATCGCGACATCAAGCCCGAGAACGTTCTTCTTTCCGGGGGGACGGCGGTCGTTACTGACTTCGGTGTCGCGAAGGCGATCACCGTTGCTCGTTCTGGCGTCGATGGTACGTCGTTAGGCTCCGCGAGCATCACGGGCGAGGGTATCGCGCTCGGCACGCCCGGCTACATGTCACCCGAGCAGGCAGCTGGCGATCCAGATGTGGGGCCGGCGACCGACGTGTATTCGTTTGGTGTCCTCGCGTACGAGCTCATCGCGGGCATTCATCCATTCGCGGACAAGCGCGGCGCGGCCGAGCTCATGGCCGCGCAGGTGTTGGAGACGCCACGCCCGATCGGCGAATTGCGCGTTGCTACGCCGCCGGCACTCGCATCGCTCGTGACGTGCTGTCTGAAGAAGGACCCGAGCGCCCGCTTCGCGGACGGAACGGAATTACTAGCAGCGCTCGAGGCGCTCGAGCTGCCGTCGTTGGGTATTCGGGTCGCTGCGCGGGAGGACGTGCCGTCGGTCGCCGTACTGCCGCTGGATAACCTCAGCGCCGACCCGGAGAACGAGTACTTCTCCGACGGCATCGCCGCGGAGGTGCAGAGTGTGCTCGCGCATATGCGCGGTGTGCGTGTTGCCGGTCGCACGTCGTCCTTCGCCTTCAAGGGTCAGAACGTCGATCTGCGGACTCTGGCCGAACGCCTCGGCGTGCTCCACCTCCTCAAAGGCAGCGTGCGCCGAATAGCCAAGCGGGTCCGTATCGATGTCGAGCTCGTGCGCGCTGCAGACGCAATCACGCTCTGGACGGCCCGCTACGATCGCGATCTCGCCGACATTTTCGCCGTGCAGGAGGAGATCGCGCAGTCGATCGCGGTTGCGCTCGAGCGCACCCTGTCAACGGGAGAGAGGCTGGGCGCCGTGATTGCAGGAACGACGCATAGTCGTCGCTCGGTCGTCAATCCCGACGCGTTCGAGTTGTATTTGCGCGGCCGCCAACTCGTCGAGCGACGTGCCGAGGGAATGCACGAGGCGTTGCGCTGCTTCGAGGAAGCGGTGCGACTCGCGCCGGATTTCTCGCCGTCATACGCCGGCATCGCGTATGCCCTGGTGGAATTCGGCATCTACCACGCGTTGCGTCCGCGCGATGCCTTCCCGCGAGCGCGAGAGGCGGCCGAGCGCGCGCTGGCCCTCGACCCGACTGATGCACTGGCGCTCGTTATGCGCGCGCACACCGCCTTGTGGTACGAGTGGAGTTTCGCCCGCGCCGAGACGAGCGCACGTCGCGCACTCGAGCTGGCGCCGGGTTTCTATCTTGCTCATGACTGCCTCGCCCTCGTGCTGGCCGCGCAGGGTCGCTTCGACGAAGCGATCGAGGCGATGGAGCGTGCCCGGTCGCTTGATCCATTGTCGGAGTACGCGGCGTACGATCTCGCGTGGATTCTCATCCTCGCGGGCCGATGGGAGCACGCGTTGCAGGAGCTCGAGCCGGCGGTCGCGAGGCATCCGCAGGCAAGTGAGCTGCACCGCGCATTCGGCTTCTGCTTGCTCTATGCTGGCCGCGTGCCCGAGGCTCGCGCCGAATTCGCCCGCGTGTTGGAGCTCAATGCCGGTGATCGCTGGGGAACACCGAATCTCATTCAGCCGCTCGTCGCGCTCGGAGAGATCACGGAAGCGCAGCACCTGCTGAGCGAGATCGAGCAACGTGCACCGCACGAGCCCATTCCCACGGTCGGGATCGCGATCGCGCACCACTGCCTCGGAAACGACGAGCTGGCAATCGCCTGGTTGGAGCGCGCGGTCGAGGCGCGCGACTACTGGCTCGTTATGCTCCAGAACGACCCCTCGATGGCGGGCTTGCATGGCGACCCGAGATTCCAGTCGCTCATGCGTCGCGTCCGAGCGGAAGCCGACGCATCGTGA
- a CDS encoding MBL fold metallo-hydrolase — protein MKAIAAALIVMAATGCIRLTGPASALHPLPRDSTLTWRTCEAESPCTSTVQFTYLGVGGFLIRAGDEAVMTAPSFSHPALMAVATPLWPIHSDSAAVDRELRRYLGPSLAPLANVHAILVGHSHYDHLMDVPLVARRYTPRATIYGTLTTKRILMGDASMRAHPSRIDSLFPTDSVVATAWHVGRWIYSPSRRMRFMAVHSSHAPNWWFITMARCHAAHDRTSLPRTAWGWCLGEPVSYVIDLLDDSSHPMFRIFYQDAATQPLDVTLPPFTGNDRHSVDVAIVCAGNFKKVPDYPTLLLAALRPKYAILGHWEDFFHDQGDAPSPVRLTDTKELASRLDRLGRERWVTLVPGGQVMAEY, from the coding sequence GTGAAGGCCATCGCCGCCGCCCTGATCGTCATGGCGGCGACCGGTTGTATTCGACTCACGGGTCCGGCCTCCGCGCTGCATCCGCTCCCGCGGGACTCGACACTGACCTGGCGGACGTGCGAGGCCGAAAGCCCGTGCACCTCCACCGTGCAATTCACGTATCTCGGCGTCGGCGGATTCCTTATTCGCGCCGGCGACGAAGCAGTGATGACCGCACCCTCGTTCTCGCATCCCGCGTTGATGGCGGTGGCGACACCGCTCTGGCCGATTCACTCCGACAGCGCGGCGGTTGACCGAGAGCTGCGACGCTATCTCGGGCCGAGCCTCGCGCCGCTCGCGAACGTGCACGCGATCCTCGTTGGGCACTCGCACTACGATCATCTCATGGACGTTCCGCTCGTCGCGCGGCGGTATACACCCCGGGCGACGATTTACGGAACGCTCACGACGAAACGGATTCTCATGGGCGATGCGTCGATGCGCGCGCACCCGAGTCGCATCGATTCACTGTTTCCAACGGATAGCGTGGTCGCGACGGCCTGGCATGTGGGGCGGTGGATCTACTCGCCGAGCCGGCGCATGCGCTTCATGGCCGTGCATTCGAGCCACGCGCCGAATTGGTGGTTCATCACGATGGCGCGCTGTCATGCCGCGCACGATCGGACGTCGCTGCCGCGGACGGCATGGGGCTGGTGCCTCGGTGAACCCGTGTCGTACGTCATCGATCTGCTCGACGACAGCAGTCATCCGATGTTTCGCATCTTCTATCAGGATGCAGCAACGCAACCGCTCGACGTGACGCTGCCGCCGTTCACTGGCAATGACCGGCATTCCGTCGATGTCGCGATCGTCTGCGCCGGCAACTTCAAGAAGGTACCGGATTATCCGACGCTACTTCTCGCCGCGCTGCGGCCGAAGTACGCGATTCTTGGCCACTGGGAGGATTTCTTTCACGACCAGGGCGACGCGCCGTCGCCGGTACGTCTCACCGATACAAAGGAGCTCGCGTCGAGACTCGATCGGCTCGGGCGTGAGCGTTGGGTCACGTTGGTGCCTGGAGGACAGGTAATGGCCGAGTACTAG
- a CDS encoding alpha/beta hydrolase, whose translation MTATTQTPAAGTATITDHEAQQVDGANKTGLQPIVFVHGLWLLPSSWDRWATLFEEAGYTALTPGWPDDPETVAAANAAPEVFAHKSVGQVADHFEAVIRGLQRKPAVIGHSFGGLLAQILAGRNLSAAAVAVDPAPFRGVLPLPISALKSAWPVLGNPANRNRAIPLTFEQFRFAFANAVSETEAKQLYETFAVPASGTPLFQAATANLNPWTEVKVDTRNPERGPLLIISGEKDNTVPWSIAHASFKQQKHNDGVTEIIEMPNRGHALTIDSGWREVADTALKFVKRFV comes from the coding sequence ATGACAGCGACGACCCAAACGCCGGCCGCCGGCACGGCAACGATCACCGATCACGAAGCACAACAAGTCGATGGAGCCAACAAGACAGGGCTCCAACCGATTGTCTTCGTTCACGGTCTCTGGTTGCTGCCGAGCAGTTGGGATCGCTGGGCTACGCTCTTCGAGGAGGCGGGCTACACGGCGCTGACGCCCGGCTGGCCCGACGATCCGGAGACGGTCGCCGCGGCGAATGCCGCGCCCGAGGTATTCGCGCACAAGTCCGTCGGCCAGGTGGCAGATCATTTCGAGGCGGTCATTCGAGGGCTGCAGCGAAAGCCGGCGGTCATCGGGCATTCGTTTGGCGGTCTGCTCGCTCAGATTCTCGCGGGGCGCAATCTCTCAGCAGCGGCAGTCGCCGTCGATCCCGCGCCATTCCGCGGTGTGTTGCCGCTTCCGATCTCGGCGCTCAAGTCGGCATGGCCGGTGCTCGGAAATCCCGCGAATCGAAATCGCGCCATTCCGCTCACCTTCGAGCAATTCCGTTTCGCGTTTGCTAACGCCGTGAGCGAGACGGAGGCGAAGCAGTTATATGAGACATTCGCGGTACCCGCCTCTGGGACACCGCTCTTCCAGGCGGCGACGGCAAATCTCAATCCGTGGACCGAGGTGAAGGTCGACACCAGGAATCCGGAGCGAGGCCCTCTCCTCATCATCTCGGGTGAGAAGGACAATACGGTGCCATGGTCCATCGCGCACGCGTCCTTCAAGCAGCAGAAGCATAACGATGGCGTCACCGAGATCATCGAGATGCCGAACCGCGGACACGCGCTGACGATCGACAGCGGATGGCGCGAAGTCGCGGACACCGCGCTGAAATTCGTGAAGCGGTTCGTGTAG
- a CDS encoding DUF6510 family protein: MQTEEMRLDGNAAGGMLREVFALEVTAALARCAGCGSVAPMGTLLEYGHGMGVVLRCPTCDTAVVRMTHTPGWVRLDASGIAFLMIPETPTPAAQV; encoded by the coding sequence ATGCAGACCGAAGAAATGCGTCTCGACGGAAACGCTGCCGGCGGAATGTTGCGCGAGGTCTTTGCGCTGGAAGTCACCGCCGCCTTGGCGCGGTGTGCGGGATGCGGATCGGTCGCGCCGATGGGGACGCTGCTCGAGTATGGGCACGGGATGGGCGTCGTGCTCCGTTGTCCAACATGTGACACGGCAGTCGTGCGCATGACGCACACGCCGGGATGGGTCCGTCTCGACGCTTCGGGAATTGCGTTTCTGATGATACCCGAGACGCCGACGCCAGCGGCGCAGGTCTGA
- a CDS encoding ferredoxin reductase: MTDLRAVGAPPRLEWLVSTVAKVHNETRRARTLVLDVPLWPGHRAGQHVDVRLVAEDGYQAQRSYSIASPPESPSLELTVERLDDGEVSPYLCDVLRVGDGLEIRGPIGGYFVWDVAQGGPLFLVAGGSGIVPLMAMMRHYAAAPNELRADVPVRLLYSARTLDDVIYRDELEMGSRVDARVSLALTRDAPAGWGGYRRRIDRAMLEEVGWPPNESPRVFVCGPTPLVESVANLLVEIGHVPSRIRTERFGPTG; this comes from the coding sequence GTGACGGATCTCCGCGCCGTGGGAGCGCCGCCACGACTCGAGTGGCTGGTGTCGACCGTCGCCAAAGTGCATAACGAGACACGACGCGCGCGCACACTCGTGCTCGACGTGCCGCTATGGCCGGGACATCGCGCCGGTCAGCACGTCGATGTTCGTCTCGTAGCCGAAGACGGCTATCAAGCGCAGCGTTCATACTCGATTGCGTCGCCGCCGGAGAGCCCATCGCTCGAGCTGACCGTCGAGCGTCTCGATGACGGCGAGGTCTCACCGTATCTCTGCGACGTCCTCCGCGTCGGCGATGGGCTCGAGATCCGTGGACCCATCGGTGGTTACTTCGTCTGGGACGTGGCGCAGGGCGGCCCGTTGTTCCTCGTAGCCGGTGGCTCGGGCATCGTGCCGCTCATGGCAATGATGCGTCACTACGCCGCCGCACCGAATGAGCTACGCGCGGACGTCCCCGTTAGGCTGCTCTACTCCGCCCGCACGTTGGATGATGTGATTTACCGTGATGAGTTGGAGATGGGGTCGCGCGTCGATGCGCGGGTTTCGCTGGCATTAACGCGAGACGCGCCGGCCGGCTGGGGCGGCTATCGGCGGCGCATCGATCGCGCGATGCTCGAGGAAGTCGGCTGGCCACCCAACGAATCGCCGCGCGTGTTCGTCTGCGGGCCGACGCCGCTGGTCGAGAGTGTTGCGAATCTGCTCGTCGAGATCGGCCACGTTCCGTCGCGGATTCGCACGGAGCGATTCGGGCCGACGGGGTGA
- a CDS encoding sulfite oxidase-like oxidoreductase, giving the protein MADTPFIARGFHSRRAPATPGRLPPGQYETRDFPVLSAGPTPRTPLAKWDFTIKGVDDRSVRWSWDELRAFPHETPNVDIHCVTKWSKFDTSWEGISVDTLLNAALAAGVQDAPYVMAFSDGGYTTNLPLADVTGGKAWIAFGYDSAPLPPEHGGPARLLVPHLYFWKSAKWVRGLQLLREDRPGFWEQLGYHDRGDPWREQRYQGDP; this is encoded by the coding sequence ATGGCGGACACACCGTTCATCGCGCGCGGCTTTCACAGCCGCCGCGCGCCCGCGACTCCGGGTCGCCTGCCGCCCGGACAATACGAGACGCGCGACTTTCCAGTACTCTCTGCCGGACCGACGCCGCGAACGCCGCTCGCCAAGTGGGATTTCACGATCAAAGGCGTCGATGACCGTTCGGTGCGGTGGTCGTGGGACGAGCTGCGCGCATTTCCGCACGAGACACCCAACGTCGACATTCATTGCGTGACCAAGTGGTCGAAGTTCGATACGAGCTGGGAAGGCATATCGGTTGATACTTTGCTCAACGCTGCTCTGGCAGCGGGCGTGCAGGACGCGCCATACGTCATGGCGTTCTCGGACGGCGGCTACACGACAAACCTGCCGCTCGCCGACGTGACCGGTGGAAAGGCCTGGATCGCGTTCGGCTACGACAGCGCTCCGCTTCCACCGGAGCATGGCGGACCAGCGCGGCTGCTCGTCCCCCATCTCTACTTCTGGAAGAGCGCAAAGTGGGTTCGCGGTCTGCAGTTGCTGCGCGAGGACCGGCCCGGTTTCTGGGAGCAGTTGGGATATCACGACCGCGGCGATCCGTGGCGTGAGCAGAGATATCAGGGCGATCCCTGA